In Clostridium sp., one DNA window encodes the following:
- the epsC gene encoding serine O-acetyltransferase EpsC: protein MMNFFKILKYDIKNAMKNDPAARNSLEVFLLYPCIHALIHYRIAHFFYNKKMFFIARAISQLSRFFTGIEIHPGAKIGKGLFIDHGMGVVIGETAEVGDNVTLYHGVTLGGTGKETGKRHPTVGNNVFIGSGAKLLGPIVVGDRVKIGANAVVLEDIPSDCTAVGVPVRIIYRKRCEVIEINDYAGKRKKIYNEMMI from the coding sequence ATTATGAATTTTTTTAAAATTTTGAAATATGACATAAAAAATGCTATGAAAAATGATCCTGCAGCTAGAAACTCACTTGAAGTATTTTTATTGTATCCATGTATCCATGCATTAATACATTATAGAATAGCTCATTTTTTCTACAATAAAAAAATGTTTTTTATTGCAAGGGCAATATCTCAGCTTTCAAGGTTCTTTACCGGAATAGAAATACATCCTGGAGCAAAAATAGGAAAGGGACTTTTTATAGATCATGGCATGGGTGTTGTAATAGGAGAGACGGCTGAGGTCGGAGATAATGTTACCTTATATCATGGAGTAACTCTTGGTGGAACAGGCAAGGAAACTGGTAAAAGGCATCCTACTGTTGGAAACAATGTCTTTATTGGAAGTGGCGCAAAATTACTGGGACCAATAGTTGTGGGTGACAGAGTCAAAATAGGTGCCAATGCAGTTGTACTTGAAGATATTCCATCGGATTGTACGGCAGTTGGTGTACCTGTGAGAATAATATATAGAAAAAGATGCGAAGTTATAGAGATAAATGACTATGCAGGAAAGAGAAAAAAGATATATAATGAGATGATGATATAG
- a CDS encoding CBS domain-containing protein — MKIRDIMTQSVVSLNVNDTIERAAELMEQYNIGSVPVCEGNKVVGMITDRDIAIRSSSQGQNSKTKVVRDVMSSNPVTASPDMDVCEVSRIMSERQIRRIPIVENDNLVGIVALGDLAVDPKLEHEAEGALSSISETSGSAF; from the coding sequence ATGAAGATAAGGGATATAATGACGCAATCTGTAGTTAGTCTGAATGTCAACGATACTATAGAAAGAGCTGCCGAACTTATGGAACAATACAATATAGGGTCGGTACCTGTATGTGAAGGAAACAAGGTAGTTGGAATGATAACTGATAGGGATATTGCCATCAGATCTTCCTCACAGGGGCAGAATTCAAAAACAAAAGTTGTAAGAGATGTGATGTCCTCCAATCCTGTAACTGCATCACCGGATATGGATGTGTGTGAAGTATCAAGAATAATGAGTGAAAGACAGATAAGAAGAATTCCTATTGTTGAAAATGACAATCTGGTAGGAATAGTGGCTTTGGGAGATCTGGCCGTAGATCCTAAATTAGAACACGAAGCGGAAGGAGCACTTTCTAGTATTTCAGAAACTTCCGGATCTGCATTTTAA
- a CDS encoding ASKHA domain-containing protein — protein sequence MNLNIIQGKNVYSIRCSPQKTIMENLIDGGMKVSAPCGGRGTCGKCRVKLVEGNVSQKSDCAYVGNNEYLACQTCCQSDCTIELSRVEDRDFSILKDFISNEVEVNSEFRKVKVNVETDGFTERSLAEHISSMLGSEFKFTLKALRKLSTVINESSIKQNKYCLYGVKEIYILCFGNKVVDVFKTEPEADVFGIAVDVGTTTIAMSMVDILSGRILGSVSMTNSQRQFGADVLSRIQYSMEKSMDIISMAVKDDITEGIEKLLTSSGVNSTNVYEVAISGNNIMQHLLMGLFCDCMSLYPFKSITNDIVEVSFNELFKKRLLNCRVSILPSISSYVGADILAGMIACNCCDSDNISMLVDIGTNGEMVLGNKDRGLCISTAAGPAFEGASIECGVGSVNGAISSVKINKSSKEGENKYEIDYETIGNDTPVGICGSGIIDITAELVKNGIIDITGKFYGDNCKINFITIASDINFTQKDIREIQTAKSAIRSGMEILIKKFGCSYDEIDKVYIAGGFGSKINLKNAVIIGLIPERLEDKIELVGNSSLSGTVEYLINKNTKSEMEHIMNTIESIDISMDDEFNTQFMNNMFF from the coding sequence ATGAATTTAAATATAATACAGGGGAAAAATGTCTATAGTATAAGATGCAGCCCTCAAAAAACCATAATGGAGAATTTGATAGACGGTGGTATGAAAGTTTCGGCACCCTGCGGCGGACGTGGAACATGCGGGAAATGCAGAGTCAAACTTGTAGAAGGAAATGTCAGTCAGAAAAGCGATTGTGCATATGTTGGCAATAATGAATATCTGGCATGCCAGACCTGCTGTCAAAGTGACTGTACAATAGAACTGTCTAGGGTTGAAGACAGAGACTTTTCAATACTGAAGGATTTTATATCAAATGAAGTCGAGGTCAATTCAGAGTTCAGAAAAGTAAAAGTAAACGTGGAGACAGATGGTTTTACTGAAAGAAGTCTGGCGGAACATATAAGCTCAATGCTTGGTTCAGAATTCAAATTTACTTTAAAAGCTCTTAGAAAGTTGTCTACTGTCATAAATGAGAGTTCAATCAAGCAAAATAAATACTGTCTTTATGGAGTCAAAGAGATTTATATTCTCTGTTTTGGAAATAAGGTTGTGGATGTATTTAAAACAGAGCCTGAAGCAGATGTGTTTGGAATTGCTGTAGATGTAGGTACTACAACTATAGCAATGAGTATGGTTGATATACTTTCAGGAAGAATATTGGGTTCTGTATCCATGACGAATTCCCAGAGACAATTTGGAGCAGATGTACTGTCAAGAATTCAGTACAGTATGGAAAAAAGCATGGATATTATAAGTATGGCAGTAAAAGATGATATAACGGAAGGTATTGAAAAATTACTGACATCATCTGGAGTAAACAGCACGAATGTATATGAAGTTGCCATTTCAGGAAATAATATAATGCAGCATCTGCTTATGGGTCTTTTTTGCGATTGCATGTCACTTTATCCGTTTAAAAGCATCACAAATGATATTGTGGAAGTGAGTTTCAACGAGCTGTTCAAAAAAAGACTGCTGAACTGCAGGGTCAGTATTCTGCCATCCATATCAAGCTATGTAGGGGCAGACATACTTGCTGGAATGATAGCCTGTAATTGCTGCGATTCGGATAACATTTCAATGCTTGTAGATATAGGTACAAATGGTGAAATGGTGCTTGGAAACAAGGATAGAGGGCTCTGCATTTCTACTGCTGCCGGGCCTGCTTTTGAAGGTGCAAGTATAGAATGTGGGGTTGGGAGCGTGAATGGAGCTATTTCATCAGTGAAAATAAATAAAAGTTCAAAAGAAGGAGAAAATAAATATGAAATAGATTATGAAACTATAGGCAATGATACACCTGTTGGAATATGCGGTTCTGGAATTATAGACATAACAGCGGAACTTGTGAAAAATGGGATAATAGATATTACGGGAAAATTTTACGGAGATAATTGCAAAATTAATTTTATCACCATAGCATCCGACATAAACTTTACACAGAAGGATATAAGAGAAATTCAAACGGCCAAATCTGCCATAAGGTCAGGTATGGAAATTCTCATAAAAAAATTCGGATGCAGTTATGATGAAATAGATAAAGTTTATATAGCGGGAGGCTTTGGAAGCAAAATCAATTTAAAAAATGCCGTTATTATTGGACTCATTCCGGAAAGACTGGAGGATAAAATTGAACTTGTGGGAAATAGTTCTCTTTCAGGAACGGTGGAATATCTGATAAATAAAAACACTAAAAGTGAAATGGAGCATATAATGAATACCATAGAAAGCATTGATATATCTATGGATGATGAATTTAACACCCAATTTATGAATAATATGTTTTTTTAA
- a CDS encoding YgiQ family radical SAM protein, giving the protein MKLNNKFLPISRKDMESDNIDQLDFILITGDAYVDHPSFGSAIISRVLEREGFRIGIIPQPNWRNTSDFRKLGKPKLGFLINSGNIDSMVNHYTAAKKKRHNDLYSPGGKSGFRPDRAVIVYSNRAREAYKDVPIIIGGIEASLRRFAHYDYWSDKIRRSILLDAKADLLIYGMGEKAIIQIANLLKYGMDIHHMTDVRGTVYCSSNRPEPGNLVEVPSFEKACESKTAYGESYRLEYLEQDAISGKPVIQKHGDRYIVQNPPQFPLTQDEMDIVYNLPYTRTYHPIYKDMGGIPAIKEVQFSITSHRGCYGGCSFCALTFHQGRIIQNRSQKSILEEAELLTTLKDFKGYIHDVGGPTANFRHKACRIQEVKGACRNRQCLFPTPCKNLIIDHSEYVNLLKKIRKIPNVKKVFIRSGIRYDYLMYDKNNNEFFEELCKYHVSGQLKVAPEHISNRVLQQMGKPDMEVYEKFVKKYNSLNRKLGKKQYLVPYLMSSHPGSDLNAAIELAQYIKHMGYTPEQVQDFYPTPGSLSTTMYYTGINPITGEKVYVPVKQGEKNMQRALLQFSIPRNYKLVRKALIDAGRKDLIGKGHDCLVPEAPSKGKL; this is encoded by the coding sequence ATGAAATTAAACAATAAATTTTTACCTATAAGTAGAAAAGACATGGAATCAGACAATATAGATCAGCTTGATTTTATACTTATAACGGGTGATGCCTATGTGGACCATCCTTCTTTTGGCAGTGCAATAATATCCAGGGTACTTGAAAGAGAAGGCTTCAGGATAGGCATAATACCACAGCCCAACTGGCGAAATACAAGCGATTTCAGAAAACTCGGGAAACCTAAACTTGGCTTTTTGATAAACTCCGGCAACATTGATTCCATGGTAAATCACTACACCGCCGCCAAGAAGAAAAGGCACAATGATCTGTATTCTCCCGGGGGAAAATCAGGCTTCAGACCGGACAGGGCTGTAATAGTATATTCCAATCGTGCCAGGGAAGCATATAAGGATGTTCCCATAATAATAGGCGGAATAGAAGCAAGTCTGAGAAGATTCGCACATTATGACTACTGGAGCGACAAAATAAGGAGGAGCATACTTCTTGATGCTAAAGCCGATCTTCTGATATACGGCATGGGTGAAAAAGCAATAATTCAGATTGCAAATTTACTAAAATACGGAATGGATATACACCATATGACGGATGTGAGGGGTACGGTTTACTGTTCCAGCAACAGACCGGAGCCAGGTAATCTGGTGGAAGTACCTTCTTTCGAAAAGGCCTGTGAAAGCAAGACAGCCTATGGGGAAAGTTACCGGCTGGAATATCTTGAACAGGATGCTATAAGCGGAAAGCCTGTGATTCAGAAACATGGTGATAGATATATAGTTCAAAATCCTCCTCAATTTCCACTCACCCAGGACGAAATGGATATAGTATACAACCTGCCCTATACAAGAACCTATCATCCTATATACAAAGACATGGGTGGAATTCCGGCCATAAAAGAAGTACAATTTTCCATAACAAGTCACCGCGGGTGCTACGGCGGCTGTTCATTTTGCGCCCTTACTTTCCATCAGGGAAGAATAATACAGAATAGAAGCCAGAAATCCATACTGGAGGAAGCGGAACTTTTAACCACACTGAAAGATTTCAAAGGATATATTCATGACGTGGGAGGTCCCACGGCAAACTTCAGACACAAGGCATGCAGAATACAGGAAGTTAAAGGAGCCTGCAGAAACAGGCAGTGCCTTTTCCCGACTCCCTGTAAAAATCTGATAATAGATCACAGCGAATATGTTAATCTGCTTAAAAAGATAAGGAAAATTCCAAATGTTAAAAAGGTATTCATACGTTCCGGAATAAGATATGACTACTTGATGTATGACAAGAACAACAATGAGTTCTTTGAAGAACTGTGCAAATATCATGTAAGCGGACAGCTTAAAGTTGCACCTGAGCATATAAGCAACAGGGTGCTACAGCAAATGGGAAAACCTGATATGGAGGTATACGAAAAGTTTGTAAAAAAATATAATTCTCTAAACAGAAAACTTGGTAAAAAACAATATCTCGTTCCATATCTCATGTCCAGCCATCCTGGAAGTGATTTGAATGCAGCAATAGAACTAGCTCAGTACATAAAACATATGGGCTATACTCCGGAGCAGGTACAGGACTTTTACCCTACACCGGGAAGTCTGTCTACAACAATGTACTATACAGGCATAAATCCTATCACAGGTGAAAAAGTCTACGTTCCCGTAAAACAGGGTGAAAAAAATATGCAGAGAGCTCTTCTGCAATTTTCAATTCCTAGAAATTATAAATTGGTAAGAAAGGCCTTAATTGATGCCGGTAGAAAAGATTTAATAGGCAAAGGACACGACTGCCTTGTACCGGAAGCACCTTCAAAAGGGAAACTCTGA
- a CDS encoding YegS/Rv2252/BmrU family lipid kinase: MNKVRFIYNPYAGENTIISHLDEVIRIHQQYNCQIVPFRIGDNCELEKAFSDMDENYKYVLVAGGDGTVDNAVNCLKKQDIDIPIGILPVGTANDFAKFIGMPQKISLACKQILESKPVSVDIGKVNDKYFINVASTGLFTDVSQKTDINLKNTMGKLAYYVKGMEQLANLRKLKVKVKSENAVFDGNMYLILVFNGKTAGNLNLAYKAEVDDGLLDVIIVKASMIKDIITLFIKMLRGDHLENTAGLIYFKANRIEIECNEDIVTDIDGERGPDFPLVIECIKGGLQVLGVKLSSD, from the coding sequence ATGAATAAAGTAAGATTTATTTATAATCCGTATGCAGGTGAAAATACTATAATTTCCCATTTGGATGAGGTAATCAGGATTCATCAACAGTACAACTGTCAGATAGTACCTTTCAGAATAGGGGACAACTGTGAACTTGAGAAAGCTTTTTCGGATATGGATGAGAATTATAAATATGTGCTTGTAGCAGGTGGGGATGGTACGGTAGACAATGCGGTAAATTGTTTAAAAAAGCAGGACATTGATATTCCCATAGGAATTCTGCCTGTTGGAACTGCCAACGATTTTGCAAAGTTTATAGGTATGCCTCAAAAAATAAGTCTTGCTTGTAAGCAGATACTGGAAAGTAAACCTGTAAGTGTAGATATAGGAAAAGTAAACGACAAGTATTTTATAAATGTTGCCAGTACAGGTCTTTTTACAGATGTTTCACAAAAGACTGATATAAATTTGAAAAACACGATGGGAAAGCTTGCCTATTATGTCAAGGGAATGGAACAGCTTGCAAATTTGAGAAAGCTGAAAGTAAAGGTTAAGTCTGAAAATGCTGTATTTGACGGAAACATGTATTTGATACTTGTATTCAACGGCAAGACTGCAGGAAATCTTAATCTTGCCTATAAGGCAGAAGTAGACGATGGACTACTTGATGTCATTATAGTAAAGGCATCCATGATAAAGGATATCATAACCCTCTTTATAAAGATGCTAAGAGGGGATCACCTGGAAAATACTGCAGGACTTATATATTTCAAGGCGAATAGAATAGAAATAGAATGTAATGAAGATATAGTAACTGATATAGATGGAGAAAGAGGGCCTGATTTTCCGCTTGTTATAGAGTGTATCAAGGGTGGCCTTCAAGTTCTTGGAGTAAAATTATCTTCGGATTAG
- a CDS encoding Nramp family divalent metal transporter has translation MKNRGGLLLVCTIILSGIMAAAVLNDAGAITVFSILGSRYGYSIVWELAVTGIFFVLIQEMISRIAVVTGKGLSDLIREKFGVKWTFIAMIIFLAANICSAAANFSGIALALVVFNISRYISIPCAAIVIGLVFARNNCKLTRKVFIVLQIVLLFYIALVLVVKPDMSYIAFRALNPGIKFQTTYFILLLAVVGVLTAPYIQFYIQSSIVEKSIPVKKYGYQKIAICIESMAVVIIDFFIIAGAFEVLGKSGIAADSVINMSAIFIPLSNRPYIIYTAIMFSVSVLACFIIPSCTAFSICQSFGFESGEDNKIKDVPVFSGIFLFVIILGSLVAVVSRCNFFDTIVVTQAVVGVLSSAILVFIIKIANDPEIMEDRVNRGFQNFVLYVFILFSQGVFLIVLLKLFT, from the coding sequence ATGAAAAATAGAGGAGGACTGCTCCTTGTATGTACTATAATTTTATCAGGTATTATGGCAGCTGCAGTGTTGAATGATGCAGGTGCCATAACTGTTTTTTCTATTTTGGGGTCGAGATATGGATATTCCATAGTGTGGGAACTGGCTGTTACAGGAATATTTTTTGTACTTATCCAGGAAATGATATCCAGAATAGCTGTAGTTACAGGAAAAGGATTATCTGATCTTATAAGGGAAAAGTTTGGAGTCAAATGGACTTTTATTGCTATGATTATATTCCTGGCGGCAAATATTTGTTCGGCTGCCGCGAATTTTTCAGGTATTGCCCTGGCTTTAGTTGTATTTAACATAAGCAGATACATATCAATTCCCTGTGCTGCAATTGTAATAGGGCTTGTATTTGCCAGGAATAATTGTAAATTGACAAGAAAAGTGTTTATTGTGCTGCAAATAGTTCTCCTTTTTTATATAGCACTGGTACTTGTAGTAAAGCCGGATATGAGTTATATAGCTTTTAGGGCATTGAATCCTGGAATTAAATTCCAAACCACGTATTTTATTTTGCTTCTGGCTGTTGTAGGGGTGTTAACTGCTCCCTACATCCAATTTTACATACAGTCTTCAATAGTGGAAAAATCAATACCTGTAAAAAAATATGGATATCAAAAAATAGCCATATGTATAGAAAGTATGGCTGTTGTAATTATAGATTTTTTCATAATTGCAGGAGCTTTCGAAGTACTTGGAAAGAGTGGTATCGCTGCAGACAGTGTAATTAATATGTCCGCAATTTTTATACCTCTTTCAAATAGACCATATATTATATATACGGCAATAATGTTTTCAGTGTCTGTTTTAGCCTGTTTTATAATACCTTCATGTACGGCATTTTCAATATGCCAGTCTTTTGGATTTGAAAGCGGAGAAGACAACAAAATAAAAGATGTACCTGTATTTTCTGGTATTTTTTTATTCGTTATAATATTGGGTTCACTTGTTGCCGTTGTGTCCCGCTGTAATTTTTTTGATACCATAGTAGTCACCCAGGCCGTAGTCGGAGTTCTATCTTCTGCTATACTTGTTTTTATAATTAAAATTGCAAATGACCCAGAAATAATGGAGGACAGGGTGAATCGCGGTTTTCAGAATTTTGTACTGTATGTTTTCATTTTATTTTCGCAGGGTGTTTTTTTAATTGTCCTTTTAAAATTGTTTACTTGA
- a CDS encoding magnesium transporter, which yields MKRLSSFFLSKILHKKVYNELNEFVGRLWDIYVSTDLGMPRAIAYQIKNGSEISNCEFKHINFYENEDRIVIKCEGIRDIMLQKYSYLLSKHLLDKQIVDINGKELVRVNDLRITEMAGEYRVVAVDTGVLALGRRLGVEKFIKRLCEKFNKRIEDSLIVWDNVESLEMVSKNLKLSVPYKKLSKLHPADLADIVEDMDVNYRKKVFESLDKDLAADTLEEIEPDMQVDIFQNLSQMKKSEVLQNMPNDEIADMLYEVDEETADKILLNMKKEDADEVKSLMNYKEETVGSIMNTDFISFNINIRVDETIDILRKMNPDDEVSNYIYVTDFENKIQGVVSLKELLLSDSESKLKDIMESKVEKVRHKDNIDEAIEICTKYNLLSLPVVDDNDRLCGIVIMNDIVTEILVPSWRKKLKKVV from the coding sequence ATGAAAAGATTATCCAGCTTTTTTCTAAGCAAAATTCTTCATAAAAAAGTCTACAATGAGCTGAATGAGTTTGTAGGCAGACTATGGGATATCTATGTATCCACAGACCTCGGAATGCCAAGAGCTATAGCATATCAGATAAAAAACGGCTCGGAAATATCTAATTGTGAATTCAAGCATATAAATTTTTATGAAAATGAAGACAGGATAGTAATCAAATGTGAAGGTATAAGGGATATCATGCTTCAAAAGTATTCATATCTTCTTTCAAAGCATCTTCTTGACAAACAGATAGTGGATATAAACGGTAAAGAACTTGTAAGGGTAAATGATCTTAGAATTACGGAAATGGCGGGAGAATATAGGGTTGTAGCCGTAGATACGGGAGTGCTTGCACTTGGCAGAAGACTGGGAGTGGAGAAATTTATAAAGAGATTATGTGAAAAATTCAATAAGAGAATAGAAGACAGTCTTATAGTATGGGATAATGTGGAGTCACTTGAGATGGTAAGCAAGAATCTAAAACTTTCTGTTCCATATAAGAAACTGTCCAAACTTCACCCTGCAGATCTGGCAGATATAGTTGAAGACATGGATGTGAATTACAGAAAGAAGGTTTTCGAGAGTCTTGACAAGGATCTTGCCGCAGATACACTGGAGGAAATAGAACCGGATATGCAGGTGGATATTTTTCAAAATCTGAGTCAGATGAAAAAAAGTGAAGTTTTACAGAATATGCCGAATGATGAAATTGCCGATATGCTTTATGAGGTTGATGAGGAAACGGCAGATAAAATACTTCTCAATATGAAAAAAGAGGATGCGGATGAGGTTAAGTCGCTTATGAACTATAAGGAAGAAACTGTAGGAAGCATCATGAATACGGATTTTATATCCTTCAACATAAATATAAGAGTTGATGAAACTATAGATATTTTAAGAAAAATGAATCCTGATGATGAAGTTTCCAATTATATCTATGTAACTGATTTTGAGAACAAGATTCAGGGAGTTGTATCATTGAAGGAATTGTTATTGTCGGACTCAGAAAGCAAGTTAAAAGATATAATGGAATCAAAGGTAGAGAAAGTCAGACATAAGGATAATATAGATGAAGCCATAGAAATTTGTACAAAGTATAATCTGCTGTCGCTTCCTGTAGTAGATGATAATGACAGATTATGCGGTATAGTTATAATGAACGATATAGTGACAGAAATACTTGTACCAAGCTGGAGAAAAAAACTAAAAAAGGTGGTATAA
- the queG gene encoding tRNA epoxyqueuosine(34) reductase QueG, whose translation MTVRDSIVDYCNSIGLDTVGFIECRIFYELYDYFHYRNLKLISNEFEEKDEKKRIDPCIYMKGGKTIISVAFPYLFPKIYKSDIGFSFYTMGEDYHGVVLKYLNMICSFIESIGGRAVALVDSNALPERYIAKLAGIGFIGKNNTLITPKYGSYVFLGEVITDIDIDADVDNILNCGCGSCDLCLKACPTKAISRNNYNICMSYITQKKSIDDEWFFKFQGRLFGCDVCQNVCPYNKNMHFSHIPEFKPFDFMEHINLNEIINMDNKIFRQKYGRTSCGWRGKNIIIRNGLINAFTLSKEIEIKNMRSPYVKYYYDRLLQLFNL comes from the coding sequence ATGACCGTAAGGGATTCCATCGTTGACTATTGTAATAGTATAGGACTGGATACAGTTGGATTTATTGAATGCAGAATATTCTATGAACTGTATGATTATTTTCATTATAGAAATTTAAAGTTGATAAGTAATGAATTTGAAGAAAAAGATGAAAAAAAGAGGATTGATCCTTGTATATATATGAAAGGGGGAAAGACAATAATATCTGTTGCCTTTCCCTATTTATTTCCGAAAATATATAAAAGTGATATAGGCTTTTCATTCTATACCATGGGGGAGGACTATCATGGCGTTGTACTTAAATATTTGAACATGATATGTTCTTTTATAGAAAGTATCGGCGGAAGAGCAGTGGCTCTTGTAGACAGCAATGCTCTTCCTGAAAGGTACATAGCTAAACTGGCCGGTATCGGATTTATAGGAAAAAATAATACACTTATTACTCCAAAGTATGGTTCTTATGTGTTTCTTGGTGAAGTAATAACTGATATTGATATTGATGCTGATGTTGATAATATTTTAAATTGTGGATGTGGGAGCTGTGATTTGTGTTTGAAGGCTTGTCCTACTAAAGCTATAAGCAGAAACAATTATAATATATGTATGTCGTATATAACTCAGAAAAAAAGTATTGATGATGAATGGTTTTTTAAATTTCAGGGAAGATTATTTGGATGTGATGTATGTCAGAATGTATGTCCATATAACAAAAATATGCATTTTTCACATATACCTGAATTTAAGCCCTTTGATTTTATGGAACACATAAATTTAAATGAAATTATAAATATGGACAATAAAATATTCAGACAGAAATATGGAAGGACATCCTGCGGCTGGAGAGGGAAGAATATTATTATTAGAAATGGATTGATAAATGCGTTTACTCTGAGTAAAGAGATAGAAATTAAAAATATGAGGTCGCCTTATGTAAAATATTATTACGATAGACTTTTACAGCTTTTCAACTTATAA
- the cysK gene encoding cysteine synthase A, protein MIFENAIDLIGSTPLLKLNNLKIEGAADVYLKLEKFNPGGSIKDRAALGMIERAERENLLKKGDTIVEPTSGNTGIALAMIGKLKGYKVIIVMPETMSIERRNTIKAYGAELVLTDGTKGMKGAIEKAYEIAKDKPGFYIPQQFVNIANPQKHYETTAEEILKDLDKVDAFVAGVGTGGTVIGVGENLKKHDKNIEVISVEPANSPVLSGGQTGPHKIQGIGAGFVPDIYKPELIDKIITVTDEDAFKYARIVAKEEGILVGISSGANVYAALQVAKELGSGKAVVTVAPDGGEKYLSMGLYS, encoded by the coding sequence ATGATATTTGAAAATGCTATAGACTTGATTGGAAGTACGCCATTATTGAAATTAAATAATCTCAAAATAGAAGGGGCAGCAGATGTGTATCTAAAGCTTGAGAAGTTCAATCCCGGTGGAAGCATAAAGGACAGAGCCGCACTTGGAATGATTGAAAGAGCTGAAAGGGAAAACTTGTTGAAAAAAGGTGATACCATAGTTGAGCCTACAAGCGGGAATACCGGTATAGCTCTTGCCATGATAGGAAAATTGAAGGGATATAAAGTTATAATAGTAATGCCTGAGACCATGAGTATTGAAAGAAGAAATACCATAAAGGCCTATGGCGCAGAGTTGGTTCTCACTGATGGAACAAAGGGAATGAAAGGTGCCATAGAGAAAGCTTATGAGATAGCAAAGGATAAGCCAGGATTCTATATACCACAGCAATTTGTAAATATTGCCAATCCACAGAAACATTATGAAACAACTGCAGAAGAAATACTTAAGGATCTTGATAAGGTGGATGCATTTGTTGCAGGTGTTGGAACTGGTGGTACAGTTATAGGAGTAGGAGAGAATTTAAAAAAACATGACAAAAATATAGAAGTAATATCAGTTGAACCGGCAAATTCGCCAGTGCTTTCCGGAGGGCAGACAGGACCGCATAAAATACAGGGAATCGGAGCAGGTTTTGTACCTGATATATATAAGCCTGAATTAATTGATAAAATAATAACTGTAACCGATGAAGATGCCTTCAAGTATGCAAGAATTGTGGCAAAAGAAGAAGGAATTCTGGTAGGAATATCTTCCGGAGCCAATGTATATGCTGCACTGCAGGTAGCCAAGGAACTTGGAAGTGGAAAAGCTGTAGTTACAGTAGCACCTGATGGAGGAGAAAAATATCTATCAATGGGATTATATAGTTAA
- the sleB gene encoding spore cortex-lytic enzyme, with product MAKKILRFKREVILALAIIVTYMGSSMFIAPYNNAVKAIAYYYGSKGSAVARIQTKLKNWGYYNGSIDSVYGYQTFTAVKYFQSKNGLKADGVAGDATLKALGINTGSSSQNASTNSQDELLLARLINGEARGEPYEGQVAVGSVVLNRTRDSKFPSTVAGVIYQPGAFTAIVDGQIHANLEQSSINAARDALNGWDPSGGAIYYFNPATATSSWIWSRPLIKVIGKHRFCR from the coding sequence ATGGCAAAAAAAATACTGAGATTCAAAAGGGAAGTGATACTTGCTCTCGCAATTATTGTCACATATATGGGAAGTTCTATGTTCATAGCACCCTACAATAATGCAGTAAAAGCAATAGCATATTACTATGGATCAAAGGGCAGTGCCGTGGCCAGGATACAGACAAAACTGAAGAACTGGGGATATTATAATGGAAGTATAGACAGTGTATATGGATATCAGACTTTTACTGCAGTGAAGTATTTTCAATCCAAAAATGGGCTTAAAGCTGATGGGGTAGCAGGAGATGCTACTTTGAAGGCTCTCGGTATAAATACAGGATCATCCTCTCAAAACGCATCCACAAATAGTCAGGACGAACTGCTTCTTGCAAGGCTCATAAATGGGGAAGCAAGAGGAGAACCTTATGAGGGTCAAGTTGCAGTTGGTTCAGTCGTACTCAATAGAACAAGGGATTCCAAATTCCCATCTACGGTGGCAGGGGTAATATACCAGCCAGGAGCTTTTACAGCCATAGTTGACGGCCAGATACATGCAAATCTGGAGCAGAGCTCCATAAATGCTGCAAGGGATGCATTGAATGGCTGGGATCCGTCCGGAGGGGCCATCTATTACTTTAACCCTGCAACAGCAACCAGTTCATGGATATGGTCAAGACCACTTATAAAGGTTATCGGCAAGCATAGATTCTGCAGATAA